A DNA window from Amphiura filiformis unplaced genomic scaffold, Afil_fr2py scaffold_271, whole genome shotgun sequence contains the following coding sequences:
- the LOC140145436 gene encoding uncharacterized protein: TECAVPLGVESGVVRDGQITSGSEFYTDHPPHEARLHRANNWSTKEVNPSDPWIQVDFLDTVTITGLLTQGSAYDKHDEWVTMLQMQYGDTDNSLEFIMEGDVPKTFDANSDRNTVANITFPRSISGRFLRIIPIQWNEWITLRLEVIGCYEEPSEEPTTEEPTPEEPTTEAEENTPEEQTTKELTPQEPTTEEPTSQEPTTEEPTVEEPTTEGPTVEEPATEEPSVEEPTTEKPTPPEEPTPEEPTSAIIDVLPHPSTGGLSPEEIFGLVIGSLACIMLLIGIIVCSAKKKDGTIYPDELKKKKLKLVSSRIGGGKAGGSGGEVNNRAIVVS, translated from the exons ATACGGAGTGTGCTGTTCCTCTTGGAGTTGAAAGTGGGGTTGTAAGAGATGGACAAATTACATCAGGCTCTGAGTTTTACACAGACCATCCTCCGCATGAAGCCAGACTTCACAGAGCTAACAATTGGTCAACAAAGGAGGTAAACCCATCTGATCCGTGGATTCAAGTTGATTTCCTAGATACAGTCACTATAACAGGGTTACTCACACAAGGAAGTGCATATGATAAACACGATGAATGGGTGACAATGCTGCAGATGCAATATGGTGATACAGACAATTCATTGGAATTCATTATGGAAGGTGATGTACCTAAG ACATTTGATGCCAACAGTGATAGAAATACAGTTGCGAACATCACGTTCCCCAGGTCAATTAGCGGCAGGTTCTTGCGTATTATACCTATACAATGGAATGAATGGATAACACTACGCTTAGAGGTCATTGGTTGTTATG AGGAACCTTCAGAGGAACCAACAACAGAGGAACCTACACCAGAGGAACCAACAACAGAGGCAGAGGAAAATACACCAGAGGAACAAACAACAAAGGAACTTACACCACAGGAACCAACAACAGAGGAACCTACATCACAGGAACCAACAACAGAGGAACCTACAGTGGAGGAACCAACAACAGAGGGACCTACAGTGGAGGAACCAGCAACAGAGGAACCTTCAGTGGAGGAACCAACAACAGAGAAACCTACACCACCAGAGGAACCGACACCAGAGGAACCTACATCAGCCATAATAG ATGTTCTTCCGCACCCGTCGACAGGTGGTTTGTCTCCAGAAGAAATTTTCGGCTTAGTAATCGGAAGTCTTGCCTGTATCATGCTACTCATTGGTATCATTGTGTGCTCTGCGAAGAAGAAAGATGGTACTATTTACCCAGATGAACTGAAGAAAAAGAAGCTTAAACTAGTGTCCAGCAGAATTGGCGGAGGAAAGGCTGGAGGAAGTGGTGGAGAAGTAAACAATCGCGCAATAGTAGTTTCTTAA